A stretch of the Vigna radiata var. radiata cultivar VC1973A chromosome 9, Vradiata_ver6, whole genome shotgun sequence genome encodes the following:
- the LOC106774289 gene encoding pentatricopeptide repeat-containing protein At1g12300, mitochondrial-like, which translates to MWLSRSVRVSLLPSIVKFPPFLPMHNFLFCSHSHSQTSLHDEAVSQFNSLLRERHVPPIFEFGKILGFLVRMKQYHTAISLIKQMELKGIHNNLVNLNLLINCFCHLHKLSFAFSVFAKILKRGYHSDAITLTTLIRGLCDKGEVKEALNLHDKVIALGFRLNEFTYVTLINGLSKIGETEAAIELFRKIQGRSSVMYNIIIDSLLKENHPEEAYGLYSEMVTKGIFPDVVTYSTLIYGFCLVGQVEVAFAFLNEMLSNSIGPNVYTYNILIDALCKERKLREAKNVLGVMVKAYVKPDVVSFNALIDGYYLVNEVKNAKQVFIAMIHMGVSPCVRTYNIMINGLIRNKRVNEAINLFQEMHSRNMVPDTVTFTTLIDGLCKTGRISHAWDLFREMHGRNQQADVMTYNSLIDGLCKNHRLDKAIELLRKMRENGVQPNMYTPTILIDGMCRGGRLKDAHDIFQELLNKGHNPNIRTYTIMIQGLCREGLLDEALTLWSKMEDNGCLSDVITFEIIIFALFKNDKTEKAEKFLHEMISRDLLK; encoded by the coding sequence ATGTGGCTCTCAAGAAGTGTTAGggtttctcttcttccttccatTGTTAAGtttcctccttttcttccaATGCACAATTTCCTCTTTtgctctcactctcactctcaaACTTCCTTACACGACGAAGCCGTCTCACAATTCAATAGCTTGCTTCGTGAGCGTCATGTTCCTCCCATCTTCGAATTTGGAAAGATTTTGGGATTTCTTGTGAGAATGAAGCAGTATCATACTGCTATTTCTCTCATTAAGCAAATGGAGCTCAAGGGAATTCACAATAACCTTGTTAATCTCAACCTCCTCATCAATTGTTTCTGTCACTTACACAAATTGTCTTTCGCTTTCTCTGTATTTGCCAAGATtctcaaaaggggttatcatTCAGATGCCATAACCTTAACTACACTCATCAGAGGTCTGTGTGATAAGGGTGAGGTCAAGGAAGCCCTCAATCTTCACGATAAAGTAATAGCACTAGGATTTCGGCTCAACGAATTTACTTACGTGACTCTGATTAATGGATTGAGCAAAATAGGAGAAACTGAAGCCGCCATCGAATTGTTCAGAAAGATTCAAGGTCGATCAAGCGTAATGTACAACATTATTATTGACTCTTTATTGAAAGAGAATCATCCGGAAGAAGCTTATGGTCTGTATTCTGAGATGGTTACGAAGGGAATTTTTCCTGATGTTGTTACTTATAGTACTCTAATTTATGGCTTTTGCTTAGTAGGACAGGTAGAAGTAGCATTtgcttttttaaatgaaatgttATCAAATAGCATCGGGCCAAATGTTTATAcctataatatattgattgatgcattgtgtaaggaaagaaaattaagagaagcCAAGAATGTGTTAGGTGTGATGGTGAAAGCTTATGTGAAACCTGATGTTGTTAGCTTTAATGCTCTAATAGATGGATATTACTTAGTTAATGAAGTGAAGAATGCGAAACAAGTATTCATTGCAATGATCCACATGGGAGTGAGTCCTTGTGTTAGGACCTACAATATCATGATAAATGGACTCATAAGGAACAAAAGGGTGAATGAGGCCATAAATCTCTTTCAGGAAATGCACAGCAGGAATATGGTGCCCGATACAGTGACTTTCACAACTCTTATTGATGGTTTATGCAAAACTGGAAGAATATCTCATGCTTGGGATCTTTTTCGTGAGATGCATGGTAGAAATCAACAAGCAGACGTAATGACTTATAATTCCTTGATTGATGGTTTATGTAAAAATCATCGTCTAGACAAGGCAATTGAATTATTGAGGAAAATGAGAGAGAATGGAGTTCAGCCCAATATGTACACTCCAACAATACTTATTGATGGGATGTGTAGAGGGGGGAGACTTAAGGATGCACATGATATTTTTCAAGAACTATTGAATAAAGGTCACAATCCCAACATCCGAACTTATACTATTATGATCCAAGGTCTTTGTAGAGAGGGTTTGCTTGATGAGGCATTGACCTTGTGGTCCAAAATGGAAGACAATGGTTGTTTATCTGATGttataacttttgaaataatcATCTTTGCTCTCTTTAAGAACGACAAGACTGAAAAGGCAGAGAAATTTTTGCACGAAATGATCTCTAGAGACTTGTTGAAATGA